One window of Microtus pennsylvanicus isolate mMicPen1 chromosome X, mMicPen1.hap1, whole genome shotgun sequence genomic DNA carries:
- the LOC142840970 gene encoding germ cell-less protein-like 2, with the protein MGLLNSHSSLRSSDSGLAESAQPEDNAVPGPSYISGSRKRKRGIWDSVAPTPNIHESRNQAVNLQQLFGIVYRKKPKLSSKYAYENLFLDGKDTDIRIRALEVEWPLHKAFLCQSPFFAKMLKDTWKEPHSGVVDLQIKNKDIDVGSLHFMFGSFYRDEDLPIPPRRAPHILAAACLLQVEHVIRQCKEIMNSNITRETVCSYYTAAETYGLKSIKTGCFDWLLSNLMTHPTVELYREIDTKLMYLLISSPDLLVMRKEMDIYTTLKQWIFLYFNPSWKGTVRQMLTKSDTWLYRRMKRIDNISFLESEEGLIFQPIFKKLRFQHIICDLNDTATLEQDRLIPLEWLTPIYKQQWLALLKEQEKREIGPRIISEELEDCGMRCGTMIRRDGKYSWKWSDFRFSFPISVTFINRHIIFTESRQRYDGCCLEHVRKIVFKITVVCFDSNGKVAFSKTTGHKIITLEYNEEQIVMKLDDTILSFPLYIFFNFLFVPSENIEHV; encoded by the coding sequence ATGGGGCTTCTAAACAGCCACAGCAGTTTGAGAAGCAGTGATTCTGGCTTGGCAGAGTCAGCTCAGCCAGAAGACAACGCAGTTCCAGGTCCCAGTTACATCTCTGGCAGTCGCAAGCGCAAACGGGGTATTTGGGACTCTGTGGCACCAACCCCTAACATCCACGAATCTCGGAACCAGGCAGTCAACCTACAGCAACTTTTTGGCATCGTCTACAGGAAAAAACCGAAGCTATCATCTAAGTATGCATACGAAAATTTATTTTTGGACGGGAAGGATACCGACATTCGAATCCGTGCACTTGAAGTAGAATGGCCTCTACACAAAGCATTTTTATGTCAGTCACCCTTCTTTGCTAAGATGCTAAAAGATACTTGGAAAGAACCCCACAGTGGTGTTGTTGACCTGCAGATTAAGAACAAGGATATAGATGTCGGCTCCTTGCACTTTATGTTTGGGTCATTTTACAGGGACGAGGACTTGCCAATACCACCCCGACGAGCACCTCACATTTTGGCAGCAGCATGCCTGCTTCAGGTGGAGCATGTCATCCGGCAATGTAAAGAGATCATGAACAGCAACATCACTAGGGAAACCGTGTGCTCATActacacagcagcagaaacataTGGACTGAAATCTATAAAGACAGGCTGCTTTGACTGGCTTCTCAGCAACTTGATGACTCATCCAACTGTTGAACTTTACAGGGAAATTGATACAAAGCTCATGTATCTTCTTATTTCTTCACCTGATTTACTAGTTATGCGAAAGGAAATGGACATCTACACCACCCTGAAACAGTGgatattcctttattttaatcCATCCTGGAAAGGCACAGTGAGGCAGATGTTAACTAAGTCCGACACCTGGCTTTACAGGCGCATGAAACGCATTGATAACATCAGTTTTCTTGAAAGTGAAGAAGGACTAATATTtcagccaatttttaaaaaactgaggtTTCAACATATCATCTGTGATCTGAATGACACAGCTACTCTTGAACAAGATCGTCTAATACCTTTAGAATGGCTGACACCCATTTATAAACAGCAATGGCTGGCTTTGcttaaagaacaagaaaagagggAAATAGGGCCACGAATCATCAGTGAAGAACTCGAAGACTGCGGCATGAGATGTGGTACAATGATTAGGAGAGATGGTAAATACTCCTGGAAGTGGTCAGATTTTAGGTTTAGTTTCCCTATAAGCGTCACCTTTATCAACCGTCACATCATTTTTACGGAAAGTCGTCAGCGGTATGATGGATGTTGTTTAGAACATGTACGAAAAATAGTGTTCAAAATAACGGTGGTGTGTTTTGATTCCAATGGGAAAGTAGCATTCAGTAAAACAACTGGTCACAAAATTATTACCTTAGAATATAACGAGGAACAAATTGTAATGAAGTTAGATGATACAATTTTAAGCTTCCCCttatatatattcttcaattttcTGTTTGTACCATCAGAAAATATAGAACATGTGTGA